One Oscillatoria sp. FACHB-1406 genomic window carries:
- a CDS encoding F0F1 ATP synthase subunit B, with amino-acid sequence MSNILYLAHEGGWGLNFNIFETNLINLGILVGLLLYFGPKFISKALDERRARIEGEIKEAEGRASDAAASLADAQQKLARAQAEAENIRKAAEETAKAAKDKVLAQGKAEIERLKSGAARDTQTEQDRAIAELRDRVTALALERVEARLQEVLDDSAQSQLIDRSIAQFGN; translated from the coding sequence ATGAGTAATATTTTATACCTTGCCCATGAAGGGGGGTGGGGTCTCAACTTTAACATTTTTGAAACTAACCTGATTAACCTGGGAATTTTAGTCGGGTTATTGCTGTACTTCGGTCCTAAATTTATCAGCAAAGCGCTCGACGAACGACGCGCGAGGATCGAAGGAGAAATTAAAGAAGCTGAAGGGCGCGCCTCCGATGCGGCAGCTTCTTTAGCCGACGCTCAACAGAAGCTAGCGCGGGCCCAAGCTGAAGCCGAAAATATTCGCAAAGCTGCCGAAGAAACGGCTAAAGCGGCTAAGGATAAAGTGTTGGCCCAAGGCAAAGCTGAAATCGAGCGATTGAAAAGCGGTGCGGCACGGGACACGCAAACCGAACAAGACCGCGCGATCGCAGAATTGCGCGATCGCGTTACCGCCCTCGCCCTCGAGCGCGTCGAAGCCCGACTGCAAGAAGTTCTCGATGACTCCGCCCAAAGCCAACTCATCGACCGCAGTATCGCCCAATTCGGTAACTAG
- the atpH gene encoding ATP synthase F1 subunit delta produces MKGSLLSSEIAEPYARALMDVAQSTNSTDALGEQIRGLVALMEESPELRDFVANPVVDAEAKKAVLRRVLGEGSNPYLSNFLMLLVDKRRVALVDKILEQFLALLRELNKTALAEVTAAKELSEEQKQQIIDRVKTMAGTDSVEIKTAVDPDLIGGVIIKVGSQVVDASVRGQLRQMTQRLKGNA; encoded by the coding sequence ATGAAAGGGAGTTTATTGAGCAGCGAAATTGCCGAGCCTTACGCTCGCGCGCTGATGGATGTCGCGCAATCGACCAATTCCACGGATGCTTTAGGCGAACAGATACGCGGTTTGGTCGCCCTGATGGAAGAATCGCCGGAATTGCGCGATTTTGTCGCCAATCCCGTCGTCGATGCGGAAGCCAAAAAAGCCGTACTGCGCCGGGTATTAGGAGAAGGAAGCAATCCTTACCTGAGTAACTTTTTAATGTTGCTCGTCGATAAACGTCGCGTCGCGCTCGTCGATAAGATTCTGGAGCAATTCCTCGCCTTATTGCGAGAATTAAACAAAACCGCTCTGGCTGAAGTAACAGCGGCTAAAGAACTGTCCGAAGAGCAAAAGCAGCAAATTATCGATCGCGTCAAAACAATGGCGGGTACCGACTCGGTTGAAATTAAGACAGCGGTCGATCCCGATTTAATCGGTGGGGTCATCATCAAAGTTGGCTCTCAAGTCGTGGATGCTAGCGTCCGAGGACAACTGCGGCAGATGACCCAACGCTTAAAGGGCAACGCATAA
- the atpA gene encoding F0F1 ATP synthase subunit alpha: MVSIRPDEISSIIRQQIESYEQDVKVANVGTVLQVGDGIARIYGLDKAMSSELLEFEDGTIGIALNLEEDNVGAVLMGEGFGIQEGSSVTATGKIASIPVGDAFVGRVVDALARPIDGKGDITASDSRLLESGAPGIIARRSVCEPMQTGITAIDAMIPIGRGQRELIIGDRQTGKTAVAVDTILNQKSEDVICVYVAIGQKASTVAQVVGVLEERGALDYTIVVAANANDPATLQYLAPYTGAALAEYFMYKGKATLVIYDDLSKQAQAYRQMSLLLRRPPGREAYPGDVFYLHSRLLERAAKLNDELGGGSMTALPIIETQAGDVSAYIPTNVISITDGQIFLSSDLFNAGFRPAINAGISVSRVGSAAQTKAMKQVAGKLKLELAQFAEIEAFSQFASDLDAATQSQLSRGQRLRQVLKQPQYSPLSVAEQVALVYAGLNGYLDDIEVDKVTDFAAGLREYLQTSKPKYGESVGAEKKLNDEAEAMLKDSINEYKKTFAASA; this comes from the coding sequence ATGGTTAGTATCAGACCGGACGAAATTAGTAGCATTATTCGTCAACAAATTGAATCCTACGAACAAGACGTAAAAGTTGCCAACGTTGGAACAGTGCTGCAAGTCGGCGACGGCATCGCACGCATTTACGGCCTCGACAAGGCCATGTCCAGCGAACTGCTCGAATTTGAAGACGGCACCATCGGTATCGCGCTGAACCTAGAAGAAGATAACGTCGGTGCGGTGTTGATGGGCGAAGGCTTCGGCATTCAAGAAGGCAGCAGCGTTACAGCCACCGGCAAAATCGCATCCATTCCCGTCGGCGATGCCTTTGTCGGTCGCGTCGTCGATGCCCTCGCCCGTCCCATCGACGGCAAAGGCGACATTACCGCCAGCGACAGCCGCCTGCTTGAATCCGGCGCGCCCGGGATTATCGCCCGTCGTTCCGTATGCGAACCGATGCAAACCGGGATTACGGCAATCGACGCAATGATTCCCATCGGTCGCGGACAGCGCGAGTTAATCATCGGCGACCGTCAAACCGGAAAAACCGCCGTTGCTGTCGATACGATCCTGAACCAAAAGAGCGAAGATGTAATTTGCGTTTACGTCGCGATCGGTCAGAAAGCTTCTACCGTCGCCCAAGTCGTCGGCGTACTCGAAGAACGCGGCGCGCTCGACTATACCATCGTCGTCGCGGCTAACGCCAACGACCCCGCTACGCTGCAATACCTCGCGCCTTACACCGGAGCCGCTTTAGCCGAATACTTCATGTACAAAGGCAAAGCCACCCTCGTAATTTACGACGATCTTTCCAAGCAAGCGCAAGCCTACCGTCAAATGTCGCTGTTGCTGCGCCGTCCCCCCGGACGCGAAGCTTATCCCGGCGACGTATTCTACCTCCACTCCCGCTTGCTGGAGCGCGCCGCCAAACTCAACGACGAACTGGGCGGCGGTAGCATGACGGCGCTGCCGATTATCGAAACCCAAGCCGGTGACGTTTCGGCTTACATTCCCACCAACGTCATTTCGATTACTGACGGTCAAATCTTCCTTTCTTCCGACTTGTTTAACGCCGGTTTCCGCCCCGCGATTAACGCAGGGATTTCTGTATCCCGCGTGGGTTCGGCCGCTCAAACCAAGGCAATGAAACAAGTGGCCGGGAAGTTGAAGTTAGAATTGGCGCAGTTCGCTGAAATTGAAGCGTTCTCGCAATTCGCTTCTGATTTAGACGCAGCCACCCAATCGCAACTGTCGCGCGGACAGCGCTTGCGCCAAGTTCTCAAACAGCCCCAATACAGCCCCTTATCCGTTGCCGAACAGGTGGCGCTGGTGTATGCGGGTTTGAACGGCTATCTCGATGATATCGAGGTTGATAAAGTCACGGACTTTGCTGCCGGACTGCGCGAGTACCTGCAAACCAGCAAGCCCAAGTACGGTGAAAGCGTCGGCGCTGAGAAGAAACTGAACGACGAAGCCGAAGCAATGCTGAAAGACTCGATCAACGAGTACAAGAAAACCTTTGCCGCTTCTGCGTAA